In Janibacter cremeus, a genomic segment contains:
- the ettA gene encoding energy-dependent translational throttle protein EttA: MADYIYTMVRARKAHNEKVILDDVSMSFYPGAKIGMVGPNGAGKSTILKIMAGLDQPSNGEASLKPGATVGILLQEPPLNEEKTVLGNVEEGAGEIKAKLDRYNEISEEMANPDADFDALMAEMGKLQEDIDHADAWDLDSQLEQAMDALRCPPPDEAVTHLSGGERRRVALCKLLLQKPDLLLLDEPTNHLDAESVLWLEQHLASYPGAVLAVTHDRYFMDNVAQWIAEVDRGRLYPYEGNYSTYLEKKQERLQVQGKKDQKLAKRLQSELEWVRSNAKARQTKSKSRLARYEEMAAEAERTKKLDFEEIQIPPGPRLGSKVIEVEGLKKGFDERVLIQDLSFSLPRNGIVGIIGPNGVGKTTLFKTIVGIEEPDAGVVDIGDSVQLSYVDQSRAGIDPEKNVWEVVSDGLDFIQVGNVEIPSRAYVSQFGFKGPDQQKKAGVLSGGERNRLNLALTLKQGGNVLLLDEPTNDLDVETLGSLENALLEFPGCAVVISHDRWFLDRVATHILAYEGTEADPAKWYWFEGNFEGYEANKIERLGEDAARPHRVTYRRLTRD; this comes from the coding sequence ATGGCCGACTACATCTACACCATGGTTCGTGCACGCAAGGCGCACAACGAGAAGGTCATCCTCGATGACGTCTCGATGTCCTTCTACCCCGGGGCCAAGATCGGGATGGTCGGGCCCAACGGGGCCGGCAAGTCGACCATCCTGAAGATCATGGCCGGGCTCGACCAGCCGAGCAACGGCGAGGCAAGCCTCAAGCCGGGCGCCACGGTGGGCATCCTGCTGCAGGAGCCGCCGCTGAACGAGGAGAAGACCGTCCTCGGCAACGTCGAGGAGGGCGCCGGCGAGATCAAGGCCAAGCTCGACCGCTACAACGAGATCTCCGAGGAGATGGCCAACCCCGACGCGGACTTCGACGCGCTCATGGCGGAGATGGGCAAGCTCCAGGAGGACATCGACCATGCCGATGCGTGGGACCTGGACTCCCAGCTCGAGCAGGCGATGGACGCACTGCGCTGCCCGCCCCCGGACGAGGCGGTCACTCACCTCTCCGGAGGTGAGCGCCGCCGCGTCGCGCTGTGCAAGCTCCTCCTGCAGAAGCCCGACCTGCTGCTCCTCGACGAGCCCACCAACCACCTGGACGCCGAGTCGGTGCTGTGGCTCGAGCAGCACCTCGCAAGCTACCCCGGCGCCGTCCTTGCCGTCACTCACGACCGGTACTTCATGGACAACGTCGCCCAGTGGATCGCCGAGGTCGACCGCGGCCGGCTCTACCCCTACGAGGGCAACTACTCCACCTACCTGGAGAAGAAGCAGGAGCGTCTGCAGGTCCAGGGCAAGAAGGACCAGAAGCTCGCCAAGCGACTGCAGTCCGAGCTCGAGTGGGTCCGCTCCAACGCCAAGGCCCGGCAGACGAAGTCCAAGTCGCGTCTGGCGCGCTACGAGGAGATGGCCGCCGAGGCCGAGCGCACCAAGAAGCTGGACTTCGAGGAGATCCAGATCCCGCCGGGCCCGCGCCTGGGCAGCAAGGTCATCGAGGTCGAGGGCCTGAAGAAGGGCTTCGACGAGCGGGTGCTCATCCAGGACCTGTCCTTCAGCCTGCCGCGCAACGGCATCGTCGGTATCATCGGCCCCAACGGTGTCGGCAAGACCACGCTCTTCAAGACCATCGTGGGCATCGAGGAGCCGGACGCCGGCGTGGTCGACATCGGCGACTCGGTCCAGCTCTCCTACGTCGACCAGAGCCGTGCGGGCATCGACCCGGAGAAGAACGTCTGGGAGGTCGTCTCCGACGGGCTCGACTTCATCCAGGTCGGCAATGTCGAGATCCCCTCGCGTGCCTACGTCAGCCAGTTCGGCTTCAAGGGCCCCGACCAGCAGAAGAAGGCCGGTGTGCTCTCCGGTGGTGAGCGCAACCGTCTCAACCTCGCGCTGACGCTCAAGCAGGGCGGCAACGTGCTGCTGCTCGATGAGCCGACCAACGACCTGGACGTCGAGACCCTCGGCTCGCTGGAGAACGCCCTGCTGGAGTTCCCGGGCTGTGCCGTGGTCATCTCCCACGACCGGTGGTTCCTCGACCGCGTCGCGACGCACATCCTCGCCTACGAGGGCACCGAGGCCGACCCCGCCAAGTGGTACTGGTTCGAGGGCAACTTCGAGGGCTACGAGGCCAACAAGATCGAGCGCCTCGGTGAGGACGCCGCGCGGCCGCACCGCGTCACCTATCGTCGCCTCACCCGCGACTGA